In Micromonospora sp. LH3U1, one genomic interval encodes:
- a CDS encoding ABC transporter permease, with protein sequence MNDTMGRYRTVVGHRLFWPTAVLVVMLAANTIYRPGFLSIELKDGHLYGSPIDILRLSAPLILVALGMTLVISTGGIDLSVGSVCAISGAIACMYISKQTDQNSLAVVLTALAMALGVALVLGAWNGVLVAVIGIQPIIATLILMVAGRGLAQLITQGQIITINSEPFRAIGLGHLLTLPLAIFIALAAALLVAAFTRRTALGMIVESVGGNAEASRLAGIRSGRVIFLAYVLSAVCAAVAGFMMTANVSSADGNAVGLWVELDAILAVVIGGTSLAGGRFFLSGTILGALIIQTLTTSVYAMNISPQTSLLFKAVVVIAVCLIQAPAFRARFTRRRRNTPPPAAIADKPKEQVPA encoded by the coding sequence ATGAACGACACCATGGGCCGCTACCGGACGGTGGTCGGTCACCGGCTGTTCTGGCCCACCGCCGTGCTTGTCGTCATGCTCGCCGCGAACACGATCTACCGGCCCGGGTTCCTGTCCATCGAGCTCAAGGACGGGCACCTGTACGGCTCGCCGATCGACATCCTGCGGCTGAGCGCGCCCCTGATCCTCGTCGCACTGGGCATGACCCTGGTCATCTCGACCGGCGGCATCGACCTGTCGGTCGGCTCGGTGTGCGCGATCAGCGGCGCGATCGCCTGCATGTACATCAGCAAGCAGACCGACCAGAACAGCCTCGCCGTGGTGCTGACCGCCCTGGCGATGGCGTTGGGGGTCGCGCTCGTGCTCGGCGCCTGGAACGGGGTGCTGGTGGCCGTGATCGGGATCCAACCGATCATCGCCACCCTGATCCTGATGGTGGCGGGTCGGGGCCTCGCCCAGCTGATCACCCAGGGTCAGATCATCACCATCAACTCCGAGCCGTTCCGGGCGATCGGGCTGGGCCACCTGCTGACCCTGCCGCTGGCCATCTTCATCGCCCTCGCCGCGGCACTGCTCGTCGCGGCGTTCACCCGCCGCACCGCACTCGGCATGATCGTCGAATCGGTGGGCGGTAACGCCGAGGCGAGCCGACTCGCCGGCATCCGGTCCGGCCGGGTCATCTTCCTCGCGTACGTCCTCAGCGCCGTCTGCGCCGCGGTCGCTGGTTTCATGATGACGGCCAACGTCTCCAGTGCCGACGGCAACGCCGTGGGCCTCTGGGTGGAGTTGGACGCCATCCTCGCGGTCGTCATCGGCGGTACGTCCCTCGCCGGCGGCCGGTTCTTCCTCAGCGGCACCATCCTCGGCGCGCTGATCATCCAGACCCTGACCACGTCGGTGTACGCCATGAACATCTCACCGCAGACGTCGCTGCTGTTCAAAGCGGTCGTCGTGATCGCCGTCTGCCTCATCCAGGCGCCAGCCTTCCGGGCCCGGTTCACCCGCCGTAGGCGTAACACCCCGCCGCCCGCCGCCATCGCCGACAAGCCCAAGGAGCAGGTGCCGGCATGA
- a CDS encoding ATP-binding cassette domain-containing protein — translation MTSPMKPAIVATDLRKSYGDKVVLDGIDLMITEGTIFALLGPNGAGKTTTVQILSTLINADGGNARIFGHDLTREPNAVRELIGVTGQFSAVDNLLTGRENLNLMADLCHLDKAAGRRRIADLLDQFDLTEAAGKPVSTYSGGMRRRLDLAMTLVGEPRVIFLDEPTTGLDPRSRRAMWHIIRALAAEGVTILLTTQYLEEADQLADRVAFLDHGRLIAEGTPRELKRLIPGGHVVLQFADQEELDSAARTFAAATRDDAALTLQVPSDGGVGSLRSLLDQLDRASISVAGLSVHTPDLDDVFLTLTGQPDTQASRPDHERAPAR, via the coding sequence ATGACCAGCCCCATGAAGCCCGCGATCGTCGCCACCGACCTCCGGAAGTCCTACGGTGACAAGGTCGTCCTGGACGGCATCGACCTCATGATCACCGAGGGCACGATCTTCGCGTTGCTCGGCCCCAACGGCGCCGGCAAGACCACCACCGTGCAGATCCTCTCCACCCTGATCAACGCCGACGGCGGTAACGCCCGGATCTTCGGCCACGACCTGACGCGAGAGCCCAACGCGGTACGCGAACTGATCGGCGTGACCGGCCAGTTCTCCGCCGTCGACAACCTGCTCACCGGCCGGGAGAACCTGAACCTGATGGCCGACCTGTGCCATCTGGACAAGGCGGCCGGCCGGCGACGGATCGCCGACCTGCTCGACCAGTTCGACCTGACCGAGGCGGCGGGTAAGCCGGTGTCGACGTACTCCGGCGGCATGCGCCGGCGACTCGACCTCGCGATGACCCTGGTCGGCGAGCCCCGCGTCATCTTCCTCGACGAGCCGACCACCGGCCTCGACCCGCGCAGCCGCCGGGCCATGTGGCACATCATCCGCGCTCTCGCCGCTGAGGGCGTGACCATCCTGCTCACCACCCAGTACCTGGAGGAGGCCGATCAGCTCGCCGACCGCGTCGCGTTCCTCGACCACGGCCGACTGATCGCCGAGGGCACCCCGCGTGAGCTCAAGCGGCTCATTCCGGGCGGCCACGTCGTGTTGCAGTTCGCCGACCAGGAAGAGCTCGACTCGGCGGCCCGGACGTTCGCGGCCGCCACCCGCGACGACGCGGCACTCACCCTCCAGGTGCCGAGTGACGGCGGGGTCGGGTCGCTGCGATCCCTGCTCGACCAGCTCGACCGCGCCTCGATCAGCGTGGCCGGACTCTCCGTGCACACCCCCGACCTCGACGACGTCTTCCTCACCCTCACCGGCCAGCCCGACACCCAGGCCAGCCGACCCGACCACGAAAGGGCTCCCGCGCGATGA
- a CDS encoding ABC transporter substrate-binding protein — MRKMRTQSAPWRAAAVLASVLLVGSVAACGNSDTGGGGTKDDGKITMGFSQVGAESGWRTANTISIKEAATAAGIELKFDDAQQKQENQIKAIRNYIQQKVDVIAFSPVVESGWDTVLKEAKDAKIPVILTDRSVDSADKTLYKTFLGSDFVKEGRLAGEWLVEQKKTASGPVNIVELQGSTGAAPANDRKKGFAEAIAANPNLKIIASQTGDFTRAGGKQVMEQFLKANPKIDVLFAHNDDMGLGAIEAITAAGKVPGKDITIITVDAVKDGMQALADGKFNFIAECSPLLGPQLMDLAKKVKAGEEVPARIETEETTFTSEQAKEALPNRKY, encoded by the coding sequence ATGAGAAAGATGCGAACGCAGTCCGCTCCGTGGCGCGCTGCCGCGGTCCTCGCCAGCGTGCTGCTCGTCGGCAGCGTGGCGGCCTGTGGCAACAGCGACACCGGCGGCGGCGGCACCAAGGACGACGGCAAGATCACGATGGGCTTCTCGCAGGTCGGCGCGGAGAGCGGCTGGCGTACCGCGAACACCATCTCGATCAAGGAAGCCGCCACGGCGGCGGGGATCGAGCTGAAGTTCGACGACGCGCAGCAGAAGCAGGAAAACCAGATCAAGGCGATCCGCAACTACATCCAGCAGAAGGTCGACGTGATCGCCTTCTCGCCGGTGGTGGAGTCCGGGTGGGACACCGTGCTCAAGGAGGCCAAGGACGCCAAGATCCCGGTCATCCTGACCGACCGCTCGGTCGACTCGGCCGACAAGACCCTCTACAAGACCTTCCTCGGCTCGGACTTCGTCAAGGAGGGCCGGCTCGCGGGTGAGTGGCTGGTCGAGCAGAAGAAGACCGCCTCGGGTCCGGTGAACATCGTCGAGCTGCAGGGCAGCACCGGCGCGGCACCGGCGAACGACCGCAAGAAGGGCTTCGCCGAGGCGATCGCCGCCAACCCGAACCTGAAGATCATCGCCTCTCAGACGGGCGACTTCACCCGGGCCGGCGGCAAGCAGGTCATGGAGCAGTTCCTCAAGGCCAACCCGAAGATCGACGTGCTGTTCGCGCACAACGACGACATGGGCCTGGGCGCGATCGAAGCGATCACCGCCGCTGGCAAGGTGCCGGGTAAGGACATCACCATCATCACGGTCGACGCTGTCAAGGACGGCATGCAGGCTCTCGCCGACGGGAAGTTCAACTTCATCGCGGAGTGCAGCCCGCTGCTCGGCCCACAGCTGATGGATCTGGCGAAGAAGGTCAAGGCCGGCGAGGAGGTGCCTGCTCGGATCGAGACCGAGGAGACCACCTTCACGTCTGAGCAGGCCAAGGAAGCTCTGCCCAACCGCAAGTACTGA
- a CDS encoding DUF4097 family beta strand repeat-containing protein has product MPIYETPEPITVQVELPVGDAWISATDRTDTVVTVRPRDPSSKADVSAAEQTTVEYAAGQLVIRVPKSWRRYGFGPGPSVDVLIELPSGSRVHAESSWAAFRCEGRLGECRIKTGSGIRLDETGPLDIDSSHGEVAVERVTGSARVKASSGKVRIGTVDGPTEIKNSSGDCWIGQSGGDVRVNTAYGDITVDAALASVTARTAYGNVRLGEAVRGSVDLNTSYGAIEVGIRRGTAAWLDVSSKHGRVHNALETTDSPAQTDETVEVRANTAYGDILIRRA; this is encoded by the coding sequence ATGCCTATTTACGAAACGCCAGAGCCCATTACCGTCCAGGTCGAGCTGCCCGTCGGGGATGCCTGGATCAGCGCGACCGACCGCACCGACACGGTGGTGACGGTGCGGCCCCGCGACCCGTCGAGCAAGGCCGACGTGAGTGCCGCTGAGCAGACAACCGTCGAGTACGCCGCCGGGCAACTGGTGATCAGGGTGCCGAAGAGTTGGCGCCGCTACGGCTTCGGCCCCGGGCCGTCGGTCGATGTCCTGATCGAGCTACCGAGCGGGTCGCGGGTGCACGCCGAGTCGTCGTGGGCGGCGTTCCGCTGCGAGGGGCGGCTCGGCGAATGCCGGATCAAGACCGGGAGTGGGATCCGGCTCGACGAGACCGGGCCGTTGGACATCGACAGCAGCCACGGCGAGGTCGCGGTGGAGCGCGTCACCGGTTCCGCCCGGGTGAAGGCGTCGTCCGGCAAGGTGCGCATCGGCACGGTCGACGGCCCCACCGAGATCAAGAATTCCTCCGGCGACTGCTGGATCGGCCAGAGCGGCGGAGACGTCCGGGTCAACACCGCGTACGGCGACATCACCGTCGACGCGGCGCTGGCCTCGGTGACGGCGCGCACCGCCTACGGCAACGTCCGGCTGGGCGAGGCCGTCCGGGGGTCGGTCGACCTGAACACCTCGTACGGGGCCATCGAGGTCGGCATCCGTCGCGGGACCGCGGCCTGGCTCGACGTCAGTTCCAAGCACGGCCGCGTGCACAACGCCCTCGAGACGACCGACAGTCCGGCGCAGACCGACGAGACGGTCGAGGTCCGGGCGAACACCGCCTACGGCGACATCTTGATCCGCCGCGCCTGA
- a CDS encoding ABC transporter permease, whose product MSTVSLAVRDSSTMLRRNLLHMRRYPSMTFLLIGIPVIILLLFVYVFGGTLGAGLGPSGDRSQYANYVTPGILLITVVSAAQGTAISVAMDMTEGIIARFRTMAIFRPSVLTGHVLGSLIQTLLSLAVVTGVALLVGFRPTANPVEWLAAIGVLAMITFALTWLSVALGLVSDSVETASNLPMPLILLPFLGSGFVPTDSMPTPVRWFADYQPFTPVMETLRGLLLGTGIGANGIIAVVWCVVITVLSFFWAKSLYNRNRAA is encoded by the coding sequence ATGAGCACCGTCTCCCTCGCCGTCCGCGACTCGAGCACCATGCTGCGGCGCAATCTCCTGCACATGCGGCGCTACCCGTCGATGACCTTCCTGCTCATCGGCATCCCGGTCATCATTCTGTTGCTCTTCGTCTACGTCTTCGGTGGCACGCTCGGCGCCGGCCTCGGACCGTCCGGCGACCGCTCCCAGTACGCCAACTACGTCACCCCCGGCATCCTGCTCATCACGGTGGTCAGCGCGGCGCAGGGCACCGCCATCTCGGTCGCGATGGACATGACCGAGGGCATCATCGCCCGGTTCCGAACGATGGCGATCTTCCGACCGTCGGTCCTCACCGGGCACGTACTGGGCAGCCTCATCCAGACCCTGCTCAGCCTCGCGGTCGTCACCGGCGTGGCGCTGCTCGTCGGGTTCCGGCCCACGGCCAACCCGGTCGAGTGGCTCGCCGCCATCGGCGTCCTCGCCATGATCACCTTTGCGCTCACCTGGCTGTCGGTGGCCCTCGGCCTGGTGAGCGACAGTGTCGAGACGGCCAGCAACCTCCCCATGCCGCTGATCCTCCTGCCGTTCCTCGGCAGCGGCTTCGTCCCCACCGACTCCATGCCGACCCCGGTGCGGTGGTTCGCCGACTACCAGCCCTTCACGCCCGTCATGGAGACCCTTCGCGGCCTGCTCCTCGGCACCGGGATCGGCGCCAACGGGATCATCGCGGTCGTCTGGTGCGTCGTCATCACCGTGCTCAGCTTCTTCTGGGCCAAGTCCCTGTACAACCGCAATCGGGCCGCCTGA
- a CDS encoding sugar ABC transporter ATP-binding protein, translating to MTDSRPVLTMTGISKSFSGVRALHNVNFQLLPGEVHALMGENGAGKSTLIKVLTGVYDTDEGTITLDGEPVSFTGPMQANAAGVSTVYQEVNLCTNLSVAENIFIGREPRLLGAVRWGEVRRRSRTLLARLDLDLDVSAPLGSYSLAIQQMVAIARAIDIQARVLILDEPTSSLDASEVAQLFRIMRQLRDEGIAILFVTHFLDQVYEIADRITVLRNGGLVGEYQTAELPQLSLVEKMIGKELDVLEGIEEHSRRDLAALEEGTPLVAVSNFGRAGAVEPFSLTIHAGEVVGLAGLLGSGRTEVARLLFGADRTDGGQVALDGAASSLRTPAQAIDQGFGFCSENRRAEGIVADLSVRENMILAMQAARGWLRPIPRRRQDELVDKYVKALNIRPADPEVPVRNLSGGNQQKVLLARWLITEPRLLILDEPTRGIDIGAKTEIQKLVTQLSDGGMAVLFISAELEEVLRLSHKVAVMRDRQMVAQLANDESLDADRIMQTIASGSHREEADR from the coding sequence ATGACGGATAGCCGTCCGGTCCTGACGATGACCGGGATCAGCAAGTCCTTCTCCGGGGTGCGCGCACTCCACAACGTCAACTTTCAGCTCCTTCCCGGCGAGGTGCACGCCCTGATGGGCGAGAACGGCGCCGGCAAGTCGACCCTCATCAAGGTGCTGACCGGCGTCTACGACACCGACGAGGGCACGATCACCCTCGACGGCGAGCCGGTGTCCTTCACCGGGCCGATGCAGGCGAACGCCGCCGGGGTGAGCACCGTCTACCAGGAAGTCAACCTCTGCACCAACCTGTCGGTGGCGGAGAACATCTTCATCGGCCGTGAGCCCCGGTTGCTGGGTGCCGTCCGCTGGGGTGAGGTCCGCCGCCGCTCCCGTACGCTGCTGGCCCGCCTCGACCTCGACCTCGACGTGAGCGCGCCGCTCGGCTCATACTCCCTGGCGATCCAGCAGATGGTCGCCATCGCCCGCGCGATCGACATCCAGGCCCGGGTGCTGATCCTGGACGAGCCGACGTCCAGTCTCGACGCCAGCGAGGTGGCGCAGTTGTTCCGCATCATGCGGCAACTGCGCGACGAGGGCATCGCCATCCTGTTCGTGACCCACTTCCTCGACCAGGTCTACGAGATCGCCGACCGCATCACCGTGCTGCGCAACGGTGGGCTCGTCGGCGAGTACCAGACCGCCGAGCTGCCCCAGCTCTCCCTGGTCGAGAAGATGATCGGTAAGGAACTCGACGTCCTGGAGGGCATCGAGGAGCACTCCCGCCGGGATCTGGCCGCGTTGGAGGAGGGCACCCCCCTGGTGGCGGTGTCGAACTTCGGCCGGGCGGGGGCGGTCGAGCCGTTCAGCCTCACCATCCACGCCGGCGAGGTGGTCGGCCTGGCCGGGCTGCTGGGCTCCGGGCGTACCGAGGTGGCGCGGTTGTTGTTCGGGGCCGACCGGACGGACGGTGGTCAGGTCGCACTCGACGGCGCGGCGAGCAGCCTGCGCACCCCTGCGCAAGCCATCGACCAGGGCTTCGGCTTCTGTTCGGAGAACCGCCGTGCCGAAGGCATCGTCGCCGATCTGTCGGTCCGCGAGAACATGATCCTGGCCATGCAGGCCGCCCGCGGCTGGCTGCGGCCCATCCCGCGTCGTCGCCAGGACGAGCTGGTCGACAAGTACGTCAAGGCACTCAACATCCGGCCCGCGGACCCGGAGGTGCCGGTACGCAACCTCTCCGGTGGCAACCAGCAGAAGGTGCTCCTGGCCCGGTGGCTGATCACCGAGCCACGACTGTTGATCCTCGACGAACCGACCCGGGGCATCGACATCGGCGCGAAGACCGAGATCCAGAAGCTCGTGACGCAACTGTCCGACGGCGGCATGGCGGTGCTGTTCATCTCCGCCGAGCTGGAGGAGGTGCTGCGTCTCAGTCACAAGGTGGCCGTGATGCGGGACCGACAGATGGTCGCGCAGCTCGCCAACGACGAGAGCCTCGACGCCGACCGCATCATGCAGACCATCGCGAGTGGATCCCACCGGGAGGAGGCAGACCGATGA
- a CDS encoding L-ribulose-5-phosphate 4-epimerase: protein MTAQVTRQIDDLRETVARLHAELTRYRLVAWTAGNVSARVPGQNLMVIKPSGVGYDDLTAETMVVCDLDGVLVEGDLAPSSDTAAHAYVYRAMPEVGGVVHTHSSYATAWAARGEAIPCHLTAQADEFGGEIPVGPFALIGGDDIGKGIVGTLAGHRSPAVLMRNHGVFTIGRDARAAVKAAVMCEDVARTAHLARALGQPVPMAQADIDALYDRYQNVYGQQPVPPAGS, encoded by the coding sequence GTGACCGCCCAGGTGACCCGACAGATCGACGATCTGCGCGAGACGGTCGCCCGTCTGCACGCCGAGCTCACCCGGTACCGCCTGGTCGCCTGGACGGCCGGCAACGTCTCCGCGCGGGTTCCCGGCCAGAACCTCATGGTGATCAAGCCGAGTGGCGTGGGCTACGACGATCTCACCGCGGAAACCATGGTCGTGTGTGACCTCGACGGTGTCCTCGTCGAGGGGGATCTCGCCCCGTCCAGCGACACCGCCGCCCACGCCTACGTCTACCGGGCCATGCCCGAGGTCGGTGGGGTCGTGCACACGCACAGCTCGTACGCCACCGCCTGGGCCGCGCGAGGGGAGGCGATTCCCTGCCACCTCACCGCCCAGGCCGACGAGTTCGGCGGGGAGATCCCGGTGGGTCCGTTCGCCCTGATCGGCGGCGACGACATCGGAAAGGGCATCGTCGGCACGCTCGCCGGGCACCGCTCACCCGCGGTGCTGATGCGTAACCACGGCGTCTTCACCATCGGCCGGGACGCCCGCGCGGCAGTCAAGGCCGCGGTCATGTGTGAGGACGTTGCCCGCACGGCGCACCTGGCTCGCGCACTCGGGCAGCCGGTGCCGATGGCGCAGGCAGACATCGACGCTCTTTATGACCGCTACCAGAACGTCTACGGTCAACAACCAGTCCCACCGGCGGGTTCCTGA
- the araB gene encoding ribulokinase, whose protein sequence is MNRVDGADDRYVVGVDFGTLSGRALVVRVGDGAELGTAVHEYCDGVISTTLPGGRALPPDWALQNPEDYRDVLRYAVPAALSAAGVDPAAVVGIGIDFTACTVLPTDAEGTPLCEDPELRDRPHAWVKLWKHHAAQPHADRINALAHERAEPWIGRYGGKISAEWQFAKGLQILEEDPEVYHRAERFIEAADWIVWQLSGTETRNVCTAGYKGILQDGQYPSEGFLTALNPGFGDFVAKLDGPLLPLGARAGTLTAWAAGWTGLPEGIAVAAGNVDAHVTAASAQAVEPGRLVAIMGTSTCHVVNGAQLAEVAGMCGVVDGGISPGAWGYEAGQSGVGDIFGWFVKHAAPAGVASHEQLTELAASQPVGAHGLIALDWWNGNRSLLVNHDLSGMIVGMTLATQPQDIYRALLESTAFGTRMIIDAFVEAGVAVNDLVIAGGLTNNDLLMQIYADVTKRPLNIIASAQGPALGSAIHAAVAAGEYPSIQEASQVMGRVHEAVYRPDPERARAYDALYAEYRTLHDHFGRGGNDVMLRLRAIRNAAVETAAAHEPALEVVA, encoded by the coding sequence ATGAACCGTGTGGACGGAGCTGACGACCGCTACGTCGTCGGTGTCGACTTCGGCACCCTGTCCGGGCGCGCTCTGGTGGTCCGTGTCGGCGATGGTGCCGAGTTGGGGACCGCGGTGCACGAGTACTGCGACGGCGTCATCAGCACGACGCTTCCGGGAGGCCGAGCGCTGCCCCCGGACTGGGCCCTGCAGAACCCGGAGGACTACCGCGACGTGCTGCGGTACGCCGTCCCGGCGGCACTGTCAGCCGCAGGGGTGGACCCCGCCGCGGTCGTCGGCATCGGCATCGACTTCACCGCCTGCACGGTGCTGCCGACCGACGCCGAGGGCACTCCGCTGTGCGAGGATCCCGAGCTGCGCGACCGGCCGCACGCCTGGGTCAAGCTGTGGAAGCACCACGCCGCGCAGCCGCACGCCGACCGGATCAACGCGCTGGCCCACGAACGGGCAGAACCGTGGATCGGTCGGTACGGCGGCAAGATCTCCGCCGAGTGGCAGTTCGCCAAGGGACTCCAGATCCTGGAGGAGGACCCCGAGGTCTACCACCGGGCCGAGCGCTTCATCGAGGCAGCCGACTGGATTGTCTGGCAGCTCAGCGGCACCGAGACCCGCAACGTCTGCACCGCCGGTTACAAGGGCATCCTGCAGGACGGCCAGTATCCTTCCGAGGGCTTCCTGACCGCGCTCAACCCGGGCTTTGGCGACTTCGTGGCCAAGCTGGACGGTCCGTTGCTGCCCCTCGGTGCCCGGGCCGGCACGCTCACCGCGTGGGCCGCGGGGTGGACGGGCCTGCCGGAGGGGATCGCGGTGGCCGCCGGCAACGTCGACGCGCACGTCACCGCGGCGTCCGCGCAGGCCGTCGAGCCTGGTCGGCTCGTCGCGATCATGGGTACCTCGACCTGCCACGTGGTCAACGGCGCGCAGCTCGCCGAGGTGGCCGGGATGTGCGGTGTCGTGGACGGCGGCATCAGCCCCGGCGCATGGGGTTACGAGGCCGGCCAGAGCGGTGTCGGCGACATCTTCGGCTGGTTCGTCAAGCACGCCGCCCCGGCTGGCGTCGCCTCGCACGAACAGCTCACCGAGTTGGCCGCGAGCCAACCGGTCGGCGCGCACGGACTGATCGCGCTGGACTGGTGGAACGGCAACCGCTCCCTGCTGGTCAACCACGACCTCAGCGGGATGATCGTCGGAATGACCCTGGCCACCCAGCCGCAGGACATCTACCGGGCGCTGCTGGAGTCAACCGCCTTTGGCACGCGGATGATCATCGATGCGTTCGTCGAGGCCGGGGTCGCGGTGAACGACCTGGTGATCGCCGGGGGTCTCACCAACAACGACCTGCTGATGCAGATCTACGCCGACGTGACCAAGCGGCCGCTGAACATCATCGCCTCCGCGCAGGGACCGGCACTGGGCTCGGCGATCCACGCCGCCGTCGCCGCAGGTGAATATCCCTCGATCCAGGAAGCGTCGCAGGTGATGGGTCGGGTGCACGAGGCCGTCTACCGACCGGATCCCGAGCGGGCACGCGCCTACGACGCCCTGTACGCCGAGTACCGGACGCTGCACGATCACTTCGGTCGCGGCGGCAACGACGTCATGCTCCGCCTGCGCGCGATCCGGAACGCGGCGGTCGAGACCGCAGCCGCGCACGAGCCCGCGCTGGAGGTGGTCGCGTGA
- a CDS encoding FUSC family protein, which yields MVAAGRRGAHGGASAVVRLGDRVVDTLRDRFRRVRAIGGLAVQAGLAAALAWVVAHQLLHISQPVFAPISAVSTLAASVGQRLRRTVELIIGVTVGVLIGDLLLLVIGTGWWQLALIVVLAIVVALFLAGSAAVVIQAGATAVLIATLSPSISDLETPRFLGALVGGGVALLVTAVLLPLNPLRVLNRAARPVFDLIGAQLDATADALAERDAARARTARGELWQSKGALTGFVEATQGAREASTLSPVHWHDRHGPVGRYAQAAEPIDRAMRNSGTLIRRSVTLIEDDEPVPEPLPRAVADLAEAVRLLKRQFAAGTEPERAREQALRAVQTAGHAYREGVGFSGAVVVAQVRTTVSDLLVASGLTQEEANRLVRRTFGALRVPSDPQQD from the coding sequence ATGGTCGCTGCCGGTCGGCGCGGAGCACACGGGGGCGCTTCGGCCGTTGTCCGGCTCGGGGACCGCGTGGTGGACACGCTGCGCGATCGGTTCCGTCGGGTACGGGCCATCGGCGGCCTCGCCGTGCAGGCTGGCCTTGCCGCGGCGCTGGCCTGGGTGGTGGCGCACCAGCTGTTGCACATATCGCAGCCGGTCTTCGCGCCGATCTCCGCCGTCTCCACTCTCGCCGCGTCTGTTGGTCAACGGCTGCGCCGTACCGTCGAGCTGATCATCGGTGTCACCGTCGGGGTGCTGATCGGCGATCTGTTGCTCCTGGTGATCGGCACCGGGTGGTGGCAACTCGCCCTGATCGTCGTGCTGGCGATCGTGGTCGCGTTGTTCCTCGCGGGCAGTGCGGCGGTGGTGATCCAGGCTGGTGCGACGGCGGTGCTCATCGCCACGCTCAGCCCGTCCATCAGTGATCTGGAGACCCCTCGGTTCCTGGGCGCGCTCGTCGGGGGAGGGGTGGCACTGCTGGTCACCGCCGTGCTGCTACCGCTGAACCCGCTGCGGGTGCTCAACCGCGCCGCGCGGCCCGTTTTCGATCTCATCGGCGCCCAGCTCGACGCGACCGCCGACGCGCTGGCCGAGCGTGATGCCGCTCGTGCGCGTACCGCCCGGGGCGAGCTGTGGCAGAGCAAGGGCGCGCTGACAGGGTTCGTCGAGGCGACTCAGGGCGCCCGGGAGGCCAGCACCCTGTCGCCGGTGCACTGGCACGATCGGCACGGGCCGGTGGGCCGGTACGCGCAGGCGGCCGAGCCGATCGACCGGGCGATGCGTAACAGCGGAACCCTGATCCGTCGGTCGGTGACGTTGATTGAGGACGACGAACCGGTTCCGGAGCCGTTGCCGAGGGCGGTGGCCGATCTTGCCGAGGCCGTCCGGTTGCTGAAGCGGCAGTTCGCCGCCGGTACCGAGCCGGAGCGGGCACGGGAGCAGGCGCTGCGGGCGGTCCAGACGGCCGGTCATGCGTACCGGGAGGGGGTCGGCTTCTCCGGTGCCGTCGTGGTGGCGCAGGTCCGTACGACTGTCAGCGACCTGTTGGTGGCCTCCGGGCTGACTCAGGAGGAGGCGAATCGCCTGGTCCGGCGCACGTTCGGTGCCCTGCGAGTGCCCTCCGATCCGCAGCAGGACTGA